The DNA region GGCGGGCGGTCGCGCTGAGGTCCTGTCCACTGGATCATCGGCCGGCACGTCGTCGTAGGCCCGAAGGGCTCGTCATGCTCAGCGCATTCGTCAACGCCTTCAAGATCCGCGATCTGCGCGGCAAGATCCTGTTCACGCTGGTGATCATCGCGGTCTACCGGCTGGGATCGTTCATCCCGATCCCGGGCGTCGACTCGGGTGCGCTGCGGCAGCTGATCGACCAGTCGGCGGCGACAGGTGCCGCGCAGCTGATCAACCTCTTCTCGGGCGGGGCGTTCTCCCAGCTCGCGGTGTTCGCGCTGGGCATCATGCCCTACATCACTGCGAGCATCATCATGCAGCTGCTCACCGTGGTGATCCCGCGGCTCGAGGAGTGGCAGAAGGAGGGCGAGAGCGGCGCGAAGCGCATCAACCAGTGGACCCGGTACCTGACCGTCGGCATCGCCGTGCTCCAGTCGACGACGCTGATCACCGTGATCCAGTCGGGAGGGGGCGCAGGTGCCGGCGCGCTGTTCGGCGGCGCGCAGCTTCCGGAGGGCGTGAACCTGGTGCCCGACGACTCGCTGGGCATGCGCGCTCTGATGGTGCTGACGCTGACCGCCGGCACGGCCTTCATCATGTGGCTCGGTGAGCTCATCACCGCCCGTGGCGTCGGCAATGGGATGTCGCTGATCATCTTCGTCGCGATCATCTCGGAGCTGCCCAGCCAGGGCAACCAGATCCTGCAGTCCAGCGGGCCGGTTGTCTTCGGCGTCGTTCTGCTCGTGGCGCTGCTGTTGATCGTCGGCGTCGTCGTCGTCGAGCAGGGCCAGCGACGGATCCCGGTGCAGTACGCGCGGCGGCAGATCGGCAGCCGCAGCTACGGCGGCAACTCGACCTACATCCCGCTGAAGGTCAACCAGTCCGGCGTGATCCCGATCATCTTCGCGTCGTCGATGCTGTACGTGCCTGTGCTCGCGGCGTCGATCTTCTCCGAGCAGACCTGGCTGGTGAGCTTCGTCGACCGGTACCTGTCGGGTCAGAACATCAACATCGTGTACGT from Euzebyales bacterium includes:
- the secY gene encoding preprotein translocase subunit SecY, which encodes MLSAFVNAFKIRDLRGKILFTLVIIAVYRLGSFIPIPGVDSGALRQLIDQSAATGAAQLINLFSGGAFSQLAVFALGIMPYITASIIMQLLTVVIPRLEEWQKEGESGAKRINQWTRYLTVGIAVLQSTTLITVIQSGGGAGAGALFGGAQLPEGVNLVPDDSLGMRALMVLTLTAGTAFIMWLGELITARGVGNGMSLIIFVAIISELPSQGNQILQSSGPVVFGVVLLVALLLIVGVVVVEQGQRRIPVQYARRQIGSRSYGGNSTYIPLKVNQSGVIPIIFASSMLYVPVLAASIFSEQTWLVSFVDRYLSGQNINIVYVLTYFVLVVFFAYFYTSITFNPIDVADNMKKYGGFIPGIRPGQRTAEELDRIITRLTLPGSLYLATLAILPFLALGVAGVPFPFAGATLLIVVGVGLETMKQIESQMMQRHYEGFLRR